AGCGTCAGGCAGTACCTCTCATGCGTACCCAAGCACCAATCGTCGGTACGGGTATGGAATACAAGGCTGCCTGCGACTCCGGTGTCTGCGTACTTGCCAAACGTGCAGGTATCGTAGAAAGCGTAACCGCAGTCGACATCGACATCAGATGCGACGACGGCTCGCTCGATCACTACAAACTTCTCAAATACAAACGCTCCAACCAAGGCACCTGCATCAACCAGCGTCCGGTCGTATTCAAAGGCGACCGCATTGAAAAAGGCCAAGTCTTGGCGGACGGCCCTGCAACCGACCATGGTGAACTTGCACTCGGTTACAACGTAATCGTTGCCTTCATGCCGTGGGAAGGTTACAACTACGAGGATGCTATCCTCCTCAGCGAACAGCTCATCAAAGAAGACGTCTACACATCCATTCATATTGAAGAATACGAATGTGATGCACGCGATACAAAACTCGGTCCCGAAGAGATCACACGCGATATCCCGAACGTAGCCGAAGAGGCCCTCAAAGACCTCGACGACCGCGGTATCATCCGCATCGGTGCGGAAGTACGCCCCGGCGATATCCTTGTTGGTAAAGTTACGCCGAAAGGCGAAACCGAGCTCACGGCAGAAGAACGCCTTCTCCGTGCCATCTTCGGTGAAAAAGCACGCGAAGTACGCGACACATCGCTCCGCGTACCGCACGGTGAAGCAGGTAAGATCGTTGACGTACGCGTATTCAGCCGCGAAAACAGCGACGAACTCTCGCCGGGTGTCAACTACCTCGTTCGCGTCTATATCGCACAGAAACGTAAGATCTCCGAAGGGGACAAAATGGCAGGCCGCCATGGTAACAAGGGTGTCGTATCCCGTATCATGCGCCAAGAAGACATGCCGTTCCTCCCGGACGGCACACCGGTACAAGTCGTACTCAATCCGCTCGGCGTACCGTCCCGTATGAACATCGGTCAGGTACTCGAAACACATCTCGGTATGGCAGCACGTACACTCGGCTTCCAGATCCGCGACGGTGTACCGGGCGTAGAAGACAAACTCCGTGAACTTGGCTACGACGTAGACAAACACGGCTTGCCGAAACCGGACGTAGCAGGTATGCACATCGCAACGCCTGTATTCGACGGTGCCAAAGAAACAGAAGTATTCGCAACGCTCAAAGCAGCAGGACTTTCCGAAACGGGTAAAACCATTCTCTATGATGGCAGAACCGGTGAACCGTTCGACAACCCTGTCACAGTGGGCTGCGTATATATGCTCAAACTCCATCACCTTGTTGACGACAAGATCCACGCTCGTTCCACAGGCCCGTACTCGCTCGTCACCCAGCAGCCGCTCGGTGGTAAAGCACAGTTCGGTGGTCAGCGTTTCGGGGAAATGGAAGTATGGGCGCTCGAAGCATACGGCGCAGCATACACGCTCCAAGAAATTCTTACCGTCAAATCCGACGATGTTGTCGGCCGTGTAAAAACGTACGAAGCTATCGTCAAAGGTGAAAACGTACCGGAACCTGGCGTACCGGAATCGTTCAAAGTCCTTATCAAAGAATTGCAGAGTATCGGTCTTGACATCAAAGTCCTCACCGAAGACGCACAAGAGATCCTCATTCGCGACGTAGATGACGACATCTGCGACGTAAACAAAGACGATCTCGACATCACAGAAGAAATCGCAAGTCTGCCGACGCGTGTACATACCGAATCGGTCGACGAAGAAGAGATAGAAAGCGTATTCGACGAAGACATCCCCGCCGAAGAAGACCTCGACATCATCGCAGACATCGCCGCAATGAACGACTTTGTAGATGATTACGACGGCTCCGACGACGATGAATACTAAGAAACGCCTCGAATCTAAAAATTTGGAGGGAGTGACAACCCCTTGTTAGATGTAAACAATTTCGACTCCATGCGAATTGGTCTGGCATCGCCCGAACAAATCATGGCATGGTCTCACGGGGAAGTAAAAAAACCTGAGACAATCAACTACCGTACCTTAAAACCGGAAAAAGACGGCCTGTTCTGTGAACGCATCT
This window of the Selenomonadales bacterium genome carries:
- the rpoB gene encoding DNA-directed RNA polymerase subunit beta gives rise to the protein EECKERDVTYSAPLRVSVRLINRETGEIKEQEVFMGDFPLMTETGTFIINGAERVIVSQLVRSPGAYFGETIDTTGKHLYNATVIPNRGAWLELETDANDVVSVRIDRTRKLPATVLIRALGYTTNEQIMELFNNDARIQATLDRDNTNSKEEALIEIYKRLRPGEPPTVDNAIQLLESLFFDPKRYDLATVGRYKLTKKLGWRRRVMEQTLAAPIVDEETGELIAAEGDVLTEEVLDRIEESGVFAGEAGVVLYIKGANDEPMKVIASPSLEYSHRTITCEDMIASISYLLNLMDGHGSTDDIDHLGNRRLRSVGELLQNQFRIGLSRMERVVKERMSIQDTEVITPQVLINIRPVVAAIKEFFGSSQLSQFMDQTNPLAELTHKRRLSALGPGGLSRERAGFEVRDVHHSHYGRMCPIETPEGPNIGLIGSLSMHGRINEFGFIETPYRKIDKENKRVTNDCHYMTADEEDAFYVAQANEPLDEEGNFLHTHVTARHKHDTLVMPVEQVDYMDVSPKQVVSIATGMIPFLENDDANRALMGANMQRQAVPLMRTQAPIVGTGMEYKAACDSGVCVLAKRAGIVESVTAVDIDIRCDDGSLDHYKLLKYKRSNQGTCINQRPVVFKGDRIEKGQVLADGPATDHGELALGYNVIVAFMPWEGYNYEDAILLSEQLIKEDVYTSIHIEEYECDARDTKLGPEEITRDIPNVAEEALKDLDDRGIIRIGAEVRPGDILVGKVTPKGETELTAEERLLRAIFGEKAREVRDTSLRVPHGEAGKIVDVRVFSRENSDELSPGVNYLVRVYIAQKRKISEGDKMAGRHGNKGVVSRIMRQEDMPFLPDGTPVQVVLNPLGVPSRMNIGQVLETHLGMAARTLGFQIRDGVPGVEDKLRELGYDVDKHGLPKPDVAGMHIATPVFDGAKETEVFATLKAAGLSETGKTILYDGRTGEPFDNPVTVGCVYMLKLHHLVDDKIHARSTGPYSLVTQQPLGGKAQFGGQRFGEMEVWALEAYGAAYTLQEILTVKSDDVVGRVKTYEAIVKGENVPEPGVPESFKVLIKELQSIGLDIKVLTEDAQEILIRDVDDDICDVNKDDLDITEEIASLPTRVHTESVDEEEIESVFDEDIPAEEDLDIIADIAAMNDFVDDYDGSDDDEY